One Eubacteriales bacterium mix99 genomic window carries:
- a CDS encoding head-tail connector protein has product MEVTLDEAKTYLRVSSSDEDELIKSLIATATEMVQDIARFSDEEQEASEERILIRMRIAILYTVAYLYEHREEADHSQLNLTLRALLFGVRKEGF; this is encoded by the coding sequence ATGGAAGTGACGCTTGACGAAGCGAAAACCTATCTCAGGGTCAGTTCCTCCGACGAGGACGAGCTGATCAAGAGCCTCATCGCGACCGCGACGGAGATGGTGCAGGACATCGCCCGTTTCTCCGACGAGGAACAGGAGGCGAGCGAGGAAAGGATCCTCATCCGCATGCGCATCGCCATCCTCTACACCGTGGCGTACCTCTACGAGCACCGGGAGGAGGCGGACCACAGCCAGCTGAACCTCACGCTCCGCGCGCTGCTCTTCGGCGTCAGGAAGGAGGGCTTCTGA
- a CDS encoding phage head closure protein: MNIAALRVPVTFQKNAVTVDKYGNHISAWTDYFTCHATIGTQTGTESSGEIISPEESLDFTCRWCSELAVVESTKYRILAEGKTYNITYVNPMGYKRNSIKFNCRLEKGT, translated from the coding sequence ATGAACATCGCCGCGCTCCGCGTCCCCGTGACCTTCCAGAAGAACGCGGTCACGGTCGACAAGTACGGGAACCACATCTCGGCATGGACGGACTACTTCACGTGCCATGCCACCATCGGCACGCAGACCGGCACCGAGTCGAGCGGCGAGATCATCAGCCCCGAGGAGTCCCTCGACTTCACCTGCCGCTGGTGCTCCGAGCTCGCCGTGGTCGAATCCACGAAATACCGGATCCTCGCGGAAGGCAAGACCTACAACATCACCTACGTGAACCCGATGGGATACAAACGCAACTCGATCAAATTCAACTGCAGGCTGGAGAAAGGCACATGA
- a CDS encoding HK97 gp10 family phage protein has product MSRNTSIDDMDSAIMTELEKYADLAADDLKDAVKETAKSVRKDIQDNAPVDTGKYKKSWSVKNVHEDSESIDLVVHSRNRYQIAHLLEHGHAKRGGGRVAARPHIASAEQRGSEKLVEAIESKLKG; this is encoded by the coding sequence ATGAGCAGGAACACGTCGATCGACGACATGGACTCCGCCATCATGACGGAGCTTGAGAAATACGCGGACCTCGCGGCGGACGACCTGAAGGACGCCGTGAAGGAAACGGCGAAATCCGTCCGCAAGGACATCCAAGACAACGCCCCGGTGGACACGGGGAAATACAAGAAATCCTGGTCCGTGAAGAACGTCCACGAGGACTCCGAATCCATCGACCTCGTCGTGCACTCGAGGAACCGCTACCAGATCGCCCACCTGCTCGAACACGGGCACGCCAAGCGCGGCGGCGGAAGGGTCGCCGCACGGCCCCACATCGCAAGCGCCGAGCAGCGCGGCAGCGAGAAGCTCGTCGAGGCCATCGAAAGCAAGCTGAAAGGATGA
- a CDS encoding phage tail protein → MANKKNKVKFGLKNCHYAIATLAEDGTVTFGTPVAMPGAVSLSLDAEGDNDPFYADDSVYYMVSNNNGYSGDFELALIPESFLTDVMHETEDANGVIAENKDVEPEHFALLFEFSGDQRKIRHCMYYCSAIRPSVSSSTKEDSTEVQTETLSLTVSPLPSGLVKVKTGTNTTDAVYNAWYDKVYEPSASATAPSSTSGASE, encoded by the coding sequence ATGGCTAACAAGAAAAACAAGGTCAAGTTCGGCCTCAAGAACTGCCACTACGCGATCGCGACGCTCGCCGAGGACGGCACGGTCACGTTCGGCACACCCGTCGCCATGCCCGGCGCGGTATCGCTCTCCCTTGACGCGGAGGGCGACAATGACCCGTTCTACGCGGATGACTCCGTGTATTACATGGTCTCGAACAACAACGGATACTCCGGCGACTTCGAGCTTGCCCTCATCCCGGAGAGCTTCCTCACGGACGTGATGCACGAGACGGAGGACGCAAACGGTGTCATCGCCGAGAACAAGGACGTGGAGCCGGAGCATTTCGCGCTCCTTTTCGAGTTCTCCGGCGACCAGCGGAAGATCCGCCACTGCATGTACTACTGCTCGGCGATCCGCCCGTCTGTGTCCAGCTCCACGAAGGAGGACTCCACGGAGGTGCAGACGGAGACCCTCTCCCTCACCGTGTCCCCGCTTCCGTCCGGGCTCGTGAAGGTCAAGACCGGCACGAACACCACCGACGCCGTGTACAACGCATGGTACGACAAGGTCTACGAGCCTTCGGCAAGTGCAACGGCACCCTCGTCCACGAGTGGCGCAAGCGAGTGA